In the Drosophila teissieri strain GT53w chromosome 3R, Prin_Dtei_1.1, whole genome shotgun sequence genome, GTTATGTAAATTTAGTCTAAAACAAAGTCCATCTTATGCTGCTAACACAAACCGTTCGACGGAAACTAAACTTTCAACAGAAAATGGACAAAATGATACCGCAAATAAGCcacaattgaaatgaaaacaaatccAATTAAACTGAATTTGGCCAATATCCAATTTGACTCTTTcgatttcattgatttttcatATGGACTTAATTAGTTTTGTATTTAACTTTTTCTCCACACACTTTGCTCTAGCTTTAATTAATGTTTGCCCATGTGAGGGTTTcgtatttattaatttattatttactgctttttttctttagttCTTTACAGTAATTATTTACATAACTTATGTGCCTAGGCTGCGGTAGTTGGAGGGTAGGGTGTACTTAGTAGTTAAATGTGTGTCACTTATGCTTAttaattgttgttttctttCGTTATGTAACTTGTTTGCAAGTGTTGTTCGCCAGTGCAtgtgttaatttatttaaatttatggattcgtttcttttttctataCTCTGTGTTGTCTGCAGGCAGTTTtgtagttttgtttttttttcaaagaGTTAAACACCACGCCCTCATGCACAACATGCAATTACGTGTGTTACGTATTAAATTTACGCTATTTacctttttactttttactttttactgtacttttactattattattttaacctTCTTTTCGATCTATGCCCGAGCTTGTGTGGAAATTCAGCCCCGGCTGACTTATGTTTAATGTATTGTTATTATCAGAATTTTGTATGTAGCCATCgcaaatgaatgaatgcatTGAAAATTATCCTTCGCTTTGAACTTATGGACTGCGAcccagtttttttttgttttggtttgtttggcgaatgaggcaaataaaaaaaagtataaaatacaAGGACATGCTACTAGGCGTTGACAATCCAGGGTCGCTGTCGCCAACACTTTCCCCCCACTCCCAATCccataatatttttttttctgttttccttttgatttttgcatatcctttgctgttgtttttctgcCATCAAGCACTCGCtctgttttgttattttttaattacacagCTCGCGCTGTTGTTTCATCCTTGGAGGTGACTTGTCCGGCTGCACTTGCCTTTACCATGGGCGGACTTAAGCGGTCCGCTGCGGTCACAGATGCGCTATGGCCAGTGTGAAAATCGCCAGCGAAACGGCGCCAAAGGCTCCgcagcaaaggcagcagcgCTGCGAGGCGCCTGTCAGCGCCGAATTGTCAGGATCTCCGTTGGCATACCGCTTGGATCCTTCGAGTCCCAGCAGATTCGGCGATATGGTAGTCGGCGGCGCCGCATTCAGGCCGATCCGCTGCGCCACAACCTTGTGGTACATGTGCCGGATGGTCACCACGCACTGCAGGTTCACGCTGTGCTGGTACTTCGTCTCGAAGAAGCCCTGCAGCGCCTGGCTGTTCGGGGAAATGCTGAGCAGGGAGTGCGTGGAGGAGCCATCGTAGGTGTCCTGCGAGATGCGCTGCAGCGGCGTCTGGCGGATCTGCAAGGGATGAATGGAGATTATGTCAGTCAAGGAAGGGACCCAAGTTCTTCTGAGGCTATTGATTCCTAATATAACGATAAATGGAAGTACATAATGTGTTGTGGGACACTGCAACTCACTTGGTTTCCGTTGATGTTCCAGGTGATGTTGGCCGGCGGATACGAGGGGCCCACCACGCACGTAGCCTTGAAGTTGTCGTTGATGCCAATCACCTTCTTGCCCACCTGCATCACCGGGTCGTCTTTGGGCAGCTCAATCACCTGCATGTAGGCCGATCGAATCTCGGTGTGGAAGAGCGGTGCGTCCTCGGAAACCTCGCACTGATAGCTGCCGCTCAGCTCCCGGGTGACACCCTTCAACGTCACCGACGTGGCATCCGAATTGGCGAGCTGAAAGTGGGCAAATGGCATAGGGATTTAAAGCACCATTGCAGGGATTTCAGCATTTAACCACACAGCAATGCAAGCAAAAAGTAATAAACTCTTTTcgaaatgataaatgatagCTGTGCTAGACTTGGTTTGATTGATTTTGGAACCTGCAATAATGTTTCTTTTCGCAGTGAGATTGCCATGAAAATGCGTCTCTGCCACTGCCAATATCCGAATCGAATTAAACTCCATCTTTGAGCAGAGTTCTCATTCCGATCGACATCCCCGAAAAAACCCACATCAGATGGCATGAAAAGCGCAGGCAACGCATTTGTTGGTAATCAGCAGAGCATGAGTAAGTAACAGATTGGTTTGGGTATGCCCAACCCAGCGGGCTAGATGGCTGGGTGAATCCACCCTTGGGGGATGCATTGACAGGGTATTTCAGCTTCGAGACCACTTGGTTTGTGAAACGCACTCGTTGTCGCAGTTTAGCATATTCTGTTAATTGCCAGCAAGCGCTTGCCACTTGGCAAACAGTTGTGCAATATCCTACTCAAAATCCACTTCAGCAGCGAACCACTCGCGATTACCTACCCagtctgtgtgagtgtgtgaagCGTGTGTGTTACTGGTGTGTGGGGAGTGTGTGCATGTGAGGGAGGTCCTTTTATCGCAGTCCTGGCCTTTTGTATTTAAGTTCAGCCAGCGACGAGCACAacccattcgcattcgcattcgagTTTTGCATATGCCACCAAAGCCAGAGCGCCAACGTTGCCATCGCTTTGTTCATTTGCATCTGTACTAATCCCGGCATGGCTGCCGTTGTTGGTCGCTCGGTGGGTCCTATTGCTATTGGCATATACTCGTGGCAGCATAGAGTAGAGGAGCATCCACCCGCAACACACCAATCCCCAtgccccattcccattccccatccGTTATCCTTTCTAGTGCCCCGCGGCAAACAACAGCTTTTTACGATTGTTTCAACACTTTGGCGCATTGCTCGGCTTGGCCTGGCTTTTCCTATttagtttgttgttttctttccaGCTAGTTGTGCCAGTTCATTCGCAGATAACGCCGTCGATAAGGGCCGCCAGGCACCTACAACCTTCTGGTATTTACCCCCTTACCCACCCTCCCCCTTCTCGGTGAATCCCTGTGCTCTGTGGCGGTTACCAATTGGCATATTGGCCATGGAATGGCTGCTTCGTGGCCCCTGGCGAGCTGTGGTTTTAGTGGCTTTCGGATTTGTCGACGCTGATCTCGTTACGCAATcgtaaaatgaaaacaaatgcgaaTCGTATTGATAAGGTTCTCTATATGCAAAGGGGGGTGTGGCTGGATCCATGAATAATGTTCCCTGGGCCAGAGATGCACTATGATTTCGCATTGGTTTCCATGACTTATGGGCGCTAGGGACTTATGAAGTAGCGCTGGCtgcaaaatatgttttgaaCTAAACAAcaggaaaacataaaaacaccCAAGATCTAATATGTAGGGATTATTATCTATGTATAGATGGCAGTGTACCAAAGTGAAATGCACACAATGTTGTGAGAGCAAATAATGGTTTTAAATGTTGAAGTATCTcatttgaataatattttcaatttagcTGTGCACACAAACACGCCGAGTTGCCGCTTTTTACTGCGCCTGAGGAGATTTCGACCCCGCCTAATTAAATGACACTAATTATGTAATCAAACATATACGGAAAAGTTGTTCCTGACCCGCTTTATTTATTCAACTGCttcggtgcggtgcggtgggGATTTTTCTTGTTGTCCTGCGGCGGACTGCTGCGTCtgtcatatttatttaattgcatgtGACTTTATTTGTTGGTACTCTCGGTGGTTCTTTGCggcggaagcggaagtggcAGCGCCAGGAAGCGCGCCAAACAAACGCAAATGTCTGCCATTTTGAGGAAtgatacacacacatacacacacacacacacccacacatactCATCCTTTTAGTTTGCGCGCATGAAACTGTGGCCATTTCGTAACTGCTCCTCCGGGCAGTaaaaacaagaacagaaaaaagaagcagcaaAGAATGTGAGGCAGGGAAAACTCAACTCAAGTTGCGTTTGTCGTGAAAAggcttttttttctgtaccAACTCGGCCCACACCGTTTCccccttttatttatttgttggcttttaatttctatttatattttatattgctTTAGCAGTCGCAGCTGCAACTTTCTGGCATGAGGAAAAGGgaagaaagaaatgaaatgacgCCACTAAAGCGTAATTTTGCatgccaaacacacacaggagTTTtcccaaccaaccaaccgaccaggcaggcaacacacacacgcacacccctTCAAGCCATGTGTGAGAGTAAAGTATTGTTTCAATAATTCTGGCTTTATGAAATAATAACTTTACGGCAAAAAAGCTCTCGGCCCggctgagctgagctgccAGAGTCGCCGAGTTGTAAGAATACAATGAATTTCATTGCAGTGCCCTGCCCGACTCACTTTTCtcaactctctctctctctgctccttcccattccatcccatcccattgcATTTTCCCAGCACTTTCCCACAgccattttccgttttcttcCTCCTGCGACTGCTGGCTCCTCGCTGAGTTTCCGCTGTTTGTTGTgcagcaattttaattttgccaACGCTGTCGCATGCGGCACACTAACACACGCGCACGCGAGGATGcggagtatctgtgtgagccAGAGCTCAGCTGCAGCATCCTCGTTTGCATGCAACACTTTATGAATTATTGCTGTATCAACTCAAGTCGCGGCCACACaaccacactcacacacacacactcctaTTCCccgccgcacacacacacacacacacacacacacacgcaaacacttacaaacacacactcccaTGTGCACGTATTATGTCATGCCGAATTTCCGTTGCCTGGAGCATTGTTGTAACTAACGGCTCCTCCTTCTCCAACCAATTTTCCCCCGGCCATGCCACCCACTTCTGCGAATTTTCCAGTTGCCGTTGGCATTTCACAACTTCGACTGCCTAACGCTGGGCAAAAACCGACCACAAATTTAGTGAATGAGATGTTTCCGGTGCGGTTGTTATTCTTCTTCTGCTGCCAGAGCAGTTGCTATGAACAATTTTTGGTGTTTGGAAAATGCATGGCTTTTTATTGTGCTCATTGTTGGCCCAGGCAGACAACAGCACGCCCAACTGAATGCCCCACCCCCATTAAAGCACCCAAAACCCTTAAAACCCCAACCCCCAAACCCCCAGAACCTCCACCCTCTAACCAATGCCATTTGGCGGCCTTTGGATGGAAGGACTGCAGGACGGACGCAGCTAGTTACACTCCGCGATTCCGGGGAGCTGGGTGTGCACACTTCACGaatgcatttcgcatttcgcatttttatttattatgtttatttgttgccatttgtcACACAGCCATTTCTAGCCAAGGCCGCCGCGATGGCgtaaacaacaacagcggaaAATGGCTTGGGGAAAATGCCTGCATGTGACTAGCCTGAGTGGCTAATGGAAATTGAAGTGAGTCCTCAGAAAGGGGGAGCTCATAAGGTACGAGGATTAAAGTATAATACAGCTAAAAGAAGAATACAAATTTACTAAATCAATCGAActttattactattattatttaaaaattatcaaaGAAAACTTAAGCTTGGAACTCTGCAtgacatttgccaaaaaataaactaccgtgtattttaaaacttaaaacttaaaccATAGAAAATTAGCCCTTGCCCTTTGCACACTTAATTCTTCGCCTCCCGCGCCCGTCTAGTGCATCTAATTAACAACTGCCTAAAGAAGGCCAAAAAAGAGGGAAACCCTTGGGAGTACATTCAAATCGTAGACCATAGACTACGGCCAACTTTTTTGGTCACTTCTGTCGccagttttcccttttcggcCGCCGCTGAAATTTCCCAGAGGCAAGTGCATTAATTTTAAGCGCACATTGCTGTGCATAAATGCGAGGCGTGTCGGGTTATTAACAATGTTAAAAGCAAACCCACCAGCAGCCAGGACACTcaggcaaaagccaaaaggaCACTGCTTTCGactcagtgtgtgtgtgtgtgtgtgtgtgttggagtACGACTGACGCTGCCATTACCGCAAACTTAATGCGGAATAATTCCTTCCGTGTTGACAgtgtgcaaaaagttttcgggGCGCAAATTTCTGTGCTCTCCGCGGCTGGAAAAGCGGGCGACTGCCGAGGAAAAGTGTGTCCACCAGCCAATggcagagaaagagagagagagacagctAGAGAGAAAGGAACAGGGACAGAGGCTGGCTGgtgattttattgttgtggCGGACAATGAATAAGCCGCAAAACTTTAGAGCACTTGGCATATCCTATTCCTGTCCCGCCCCGCACAGGATTCCTCCTCCCCCTCAACGGATGACCCTCAACCCGCTGAGATGGCGGCCTGGtaattgtgtttttaattgaagATTGCCAGCGAAGCGAGCGGTGTCtctaaattacaaatttaattacatttaacaTGATGGCTTTCCTGTTtatttccccccttttttcatttttcatttctatatacatatttactttttttcctGTTGTCCCCGTTGACATGTGTAAAGTACTGCACCGAGAAAAATCTAGGACTAGGATctaaagaaaattattatttgaaaatgtcCCGAAATCAATTTCCCTTAAAAATACATAACCAAGTTCGAGCGAGCTGTCCCAAATCAGAAACCAATTATCGAACTTCAGAGCCCCACGATAATTTCTGCCAGTGTTATGCATGGGGGCGGGGTAGGCGTGGCTGTTGCTTTGCCTTGCTGAATGACTTTTGAAGTTTTGACGACGCGACTTGGCGTTGACTTCCTGCCCACCGCCTTAatatgcatacatttacattcCAATAACGCTCAAGTGGACGACACGAGTGCACTTTGgtcggccacgcccccatctCCTGCGGCGCCCAGTGCGCCCACAAGTGCCTTTGGATGTCAGCGGCAGCGTCatcagcagcggcagctgcagctgccttTCGAGTGCTCGATGCTTTatgcgccacgcccacaccacACCTACGACACgcccccacacccacacacacacacccagacACACGCTCCTTCACATTCACATGCTCGCACAGACatgtatgcatatgcataatGGCCGCCAACTTGGCACGAGCGTAACTTTTCTCATTAAGCGTGTTTAGCTGTTTGAAATGATTTAGCAAAAGTAAAACCAGTCAAGTTATAATGTTTTAATCTCAATTAAGGCACTTGCCACAATTTCGTAGCTGGCTCACTATCACCATCCAGCATCCACCATCCAGCATCCACTAGCCAGTCCCCTCTTCATTTGGCCCAGTTGCCTTGGCATAActtaaaaattccatttccatttgtggTGTGGCCTTTGACTTTTGCCTTCGTTAGTGCCGGCAACTATCAATTTAAGTTGGAAAACACAGCTGCCGGCGCCTCATTTcgatttgttgctgctgccttggGGTGCAGGGTATTTTTTTCACCttctccttttctttttttttttgcagtttagtttttgcacttttgcacttttcaaaAGCCACCTTTTAACATggcctcatcatcatcagcagcggGGTCAGCGGGGTCAGCGGGGTCAGTGGGGTGGGGGCTAAAAACTATGGCCAACCTTCAAACTTAATTGCACAGCGAGCACGATggctaaatcatttgcattatGCAATCGACCACAGGAACCCCACCCCCCCCCGAGCTTCACTCCACTCGGATTTGCCATCTTTTCTTACGCTTTTCACCTTTAGCGGTTAACGGCTGATTGCGTCTCAAGCCGTTTTGCTCGGGAGCGAAGTGAAAATTTgctcaaattaaaatgagttTGCATCCAGATGCATCTGGAGCGCGCACATAAGTAGGCTACGAAAAATTTCGCATTAACCTCAATGGATTGCAATGCATTGGTTTGTTTGTGAGCGTGCTCGTTTTTATTGAATAGTTTCCAATTCGCTGGCGATGTAAGGCCAAATGAAGATTGGTGGGGGGGGGGAGATGGAATCGGGAAATAATTAACACGCATTGCTTGTCGCCCCGCCCACTGCTCACTGcccacagccacgcccacagtgcGCCAAGGACCTCGAACGCTGCAatcgaaatatttaattagtgCAAAAATGCCTTTGAATGCTAATTAGTGGCAAATTAACATCTGAGCAGGGACCGCTGTATTTTTTTGctgtattttattgtattttatttgggtTTTCTTTCGCATGATTCTCTTTCATTCCTCCCTTTTTTGTCTCCGCCAATGCATTGGGGAGACTGGGAGTGCAAATTAAAGACACAATCAAAGCAAATTAATCAAGTCCGCGCTGATTGATGTGGTCAGCACGCCATTATCGATACAGTGGAGATGGCCAAAAAGACCAATGGATATTAAGCAGAGCgagcagcagccagccagacagacagacagagagacagaccggaaacggaagtcgGGGGCAAATTATTTCTATGGAGCAGCCTGCGCCATCCCTCGTCGATTGCTTTGTTTCGCttacacaaaacaaacattacTCCATCATTGCACCCTTGCTTTATGCcattatttatgattatttaacGTTCCCCCTTTTTGgcgcatttgaaaaatgtggccCGAAGTGTTTGTAAATGAGTTTGCAGTTTTATGTGCGGACGAAtgagttttcaatttatatttcgTTCATACAAATTTTTCatggcaaattcaaatttatttatttatgattataCGACAATCGATTCGTTTGGCACCACCCTCGGAAATCGAATATTTGAATACGCGCACTTGATCGGCACACAGCAGATGTTCTTGGGTTCTTAAATCAGTGGAATATTATCCTGTACATTGTACAACAGCACGTAAATGgttaatgcaatttttatgattaaGATTACTCAGCTGTATTTAAGGCGCTTATTAAGATACTTGTTCTATTAAACTTTGAATGCTTAGTAGCCGCTAGTTTGGTAAATCCTTTTCTCTGGCAAGAAACTTCTGTATACAGTTTGTATATGTGTAGAGACCTAAAACAGAAACTCCACAGCTTTTCCCATTAATTTGGAAAGCCTGAAGATGAACGGTGATTTTTAAATAGCGTCGAAGGAATTTCGCCACTTTTCACACTGGACTCTGGTCGAGTAATTTATCGCTTACTTTGCGgctgttgtttttattaatgagTGCAGCATGGAAAAGCGAGTGCCGAGCATTTTTCCCCACTAGGTGGGCTCTCCTGTCCGCTTCTTGTTGCTGCAAGTGCAgaacttgtttgtttatttgttggttttgtttgccagcagCCGCGCCATAAActattttgcacttttcgcaATATTTCAGCGcgctgcatgtgtgtgagtgtgtgtcgTGGCACTTTTACGAATTGTAGAGCGGAATATTTCATACACAGACAACAtacagacgcacacacacatgcccaCTTGTAAATGCAAAACACCACCgaatattgtaaataaaagtgaaCAAATATTGCACAGCAATAGAAATGAAATGGGTGACACCGAAAGAGGGACACACAGGCGGCAAGATGCTAGCGgcaactgcgactgcgactgcccCCGGCATTGtccgcatttaaatatttgcacaacaTTTGAATGCTTtcccattttgcatttgttggaATGCAAACTCGGCCCGAACGAAACACATGGCCTGCTGCTCCAGTGATTTGTCCATTAAGCCGACAATGGGCGAGCAAAAACCATGATCAGAATGCCAAACTAACAGATACCGAGTACTGACTTTTCAAATATGCAATTTTTctctattttcatttgaagTTATAAGATAACTTCTTAAAGGAATTCGCCTCAGAGTAGTCTagatttttttagttttttcataaaaattaaacattatttCTGATACCACTGCAATACCTCGAGTTCCAAGGAGTATTACACTTAATAGAGCAAAGTACGAGCAGCTTGTGCCCATTGTGGCATCTTCAGCTTAATTTAACTTACATCAACATTAATGCCGGCGACGGCGAAGACAAATGTGGGCTTGGCCTCGCGGGGAACGTAGCGGTAGAACTCCTCCTGTCCGAAGTACCAGCGTACCGCGTACAGCGCCGCCTGCGGAGGAACGGAAGGAAAATGCGTTAATGAAAAGCCTGAGTGGTGAATAGTGTGGAGGAGCCGAGCGGAAGGTGCAGCCAGGACAATAGGCGACGGGGGGATCAGGAGACAGCAGCGAAGGAGACAGACTGCCAGAGCGACGGCGTCGACGGCAAGACAAAGTGCaagtaattataataattaagcATGCCGCCGACGACAATATCCTTCGTATTGTTGACTTGGCTGCTGTTCCAACGCTCCTGCCAACTTACAACTGGAGGAAGTGTCGCTTACCTGCTCCAAATCGTATTGACAAGACAATGTCGCTGCATTTCCCATTAGTACGGCCTCCGGCACAAATATCTTCAGGTCCTTTAGGCAGTGAGCTGAAAGAGTGCGGTGGCATTAATATTAAAGGCAGTCCCAAAAGTCGTTTAACCGTCGAATCTCCCGAATGACTTGTCCCACATGTCGTATACGCAACCATACGAATTCGATTATGCGGGACCAACGGAGAGTGGGGGAAGGCGGCCTACAGTTGgcataaaaaacgaaataaatatcgaaaaataaaacccaattACCCAACCAGGCGGCAAAGGAAAGGGATCAGGCCTGAACTACTGGGAACTCCACTTGCATGTTAATTTATGACAAAGTCGAGTGTACGGCCCAAATTTGACTtgcattaaatgaaatttatttattttattccatttcgcttcgatttcgattttccaCTTTCATTTGAAACGGCTGAATAGCGCAATTGAACGCGAGTTACCGCAATTATCCACATTAAACGTGGCTCATTCgaatcaattgaaaatttaaataaattccagTAAAGAGATGTGCCAATATGATTATTGCATAAGCACAAAGcgttaaattaatttacgcGAAGAGCAGAAAGTGTTATATTTGCCATCGAGATATGcaattaaagttaaataattttttaaaggTATAATGAGTTTAAATGCTCCTTTAATTGTCCATGTTGACATCGTACATTTAAAGATATGACATTAAAGAAATATCATTCACATGCAAAcagttttaataaatgtatttttatgtatttttacaAACTTGCACGAAACTTTGATCTCTGCAGGCATCGCAAATTATATGCAGTTTCAATGATCCTTATTGATTTTACTTTGCAAGTTGTTTAATTACAAGTGTGCggtgcattaattaatttttctgGGTTTTACTGAAGCCCTTATGTTGTTATACACACTTACATACGTAATTCATATCTATATACTTTTAATTGTAAAGTAACCAAATGAATAAAGATAAATTCAACTGTATCTTTTGTAGTGCTAAATGAGAATAAATTTCGGTCTTAAATGAATATTTGCTGACCGCGGGCAGCCCTATTTGTTAATCAAACCGAGCACTTGATTAAGTGCCGGTTCGGGGCGAATggaaatatattgaaatattttaatatgcatGGCCTTCTTCTTATTCTGCCTCATAAAAGACCATGATAAATACGTAGTTTCGATCTCGAAGGGTAGTGCTCAATAAATGACCTGTCCTCGCAACGGTTCACACACATTTCATACGAAAGGTTTTCATCGATTTGTGGGATCGGCGGGTTGGCGACGGAAACAAGTGAAGTGACAGGCATGTGGTTGGCCAAATTATGGCAACTTTAATTGAACAAACCAATATTAATCAAAGGCCAATGCTCGCCCATTCCCGGaccatttaataaattgacTACTTCACCGCCGTTCGGCGGAAGAGTTGGTTTTTCGCCTGGTCAAATGGCTGGATAAATGGGTGGTCCAGTGCataatatatgtgtataaacaGTTATTTGGTAGATTAAATAATCAATTTTAACCACGCCCCGCAACACGCAGTTGGCATAATAAATTCAGCTTGTTTAACATGACACACTGGCTGAAGTGGTAGGGGatacggattcggattcggaaaCGGATGTGGAAGGGgatggggaaggggaaggggaatgGGAAGCCCTGCAATATGCCATTTATATGTGGGTCTTTTGAACACTTACCACTGAGCAATAACTCTGAGATTATAATCCAGCTCAACGCCAGCATATTGAATGCCGTATGCAAGGCTCCCGGTCGGCAGGCGCTGCTCATTCttcgtccttttcgtccttctTCTGGCCGGCTCCGTATCCTTTGGCTGGCCATGTCTATTTGTTGCCGCTACAGTCGCAatatctgctgctgctcctgct is a window encoding:
- the LOC122620970 gene encoding uncharacterized protein LOC122620970, which translates into the protein MASQRIRSRPEEGRKGRRMSSACRPGALHTAFNMLALSWIIISELLLSAHCLKDLKIFVPEAVLMGNAATLSCQYDLEQAALYAVRWYFGQEEFYRYVPREAKPTFVFAVAGINVDLANSDATSVTLKGVTRELSGSYQCEVSEDAPLFHTEIRSAYMQVIELPKDDPVMQVGKKVIGINDNFKATCVVGPSYPPANITWNINGNQIRQTPLQRISQDTYDGSSTHSLLSISPNSQALQGFFETKYQHSVNLQCVVTIRHMYHKVVAQRIGLNAAPPTTISPNLLGLEGSKRYANGDPDNSALTGASQRCCLCCGAFGAVSLAIFTLAIAHL